The DNA segment CAAATACAGAAGGGCCTGATCCGGAAATTCCGAAACCAATAGCACCTGTTTCCATCGCCATTGCCCTTAAAACATAAAAATCAGGGATAAGGATAGCCCTTGTGGGCTCTACCAGCACATCGGTCATACTCCGGCCAATCAGTTCATAATCGTTCATGAACAAACCACTTACCAGACCGGCCACATTGCCCCACTGGGTTACCGCATCTTTTAAATATACCTTAGAGCGGATCATCTGCCTGGCATCTTTGGTAGGTACATCTACTTCAGGATAAACAATTGCAGCATATAACTCGGCCGGAAAAGGTAAACTGATGATGTCTAAAGGGCTGTAACTTCTGATCAGTACAAAACCACCCATCAATGCCGGGGCAACATTATCGGCATGGCCATAACCACAGGCCAGTTCTTCGCCCTTCATGGCAAAAGGGATCAGTTCTTTATTGCTGAGCTGGTTATCGAACAGAGTATTGATGGCAAACAGGCCTGCTACCGTACTGGCAGAGCTTGAACCCAGGCCACTGCCTATAGGCATCTTTTTATGCAATTCTATTTCAATACCTGCATTGGGCTGGCCAATATGCTGCAGGTAATGTTTGGCAATGGCACTAACCGTATTTTTATCAGGGTCTAAGGGCAAACGGCCTTCATCTCCGGTGATTTTTAACAAGGAAACACCGGGTTTATCGGTAAGACGCATGATCACCTCATCACCGGGTTCATTTACGGCAAAGCCTAGTACGTCAAAGCCACAGACCACATTGGCTACTGTAGCCGGAGCGAAAACTTTTATTGATCTTTTCATAGAGTTATCTTTTACCTATGTTAATGATGTCAGCAAAAACACCGGCAGCAGTTACCTCGGCACCGGCTCCAGGTCCTTTTACTACCAGCGGACGCTCCTTATAACGATCAGTAGTAAAGGAGATAATGTTGTCGCTGCCGGAAAGCATATAGAAAGGGTGTGAGTCATCAACCATTTGCAGGGTAATGGCCACTTTACCATCCTCCAGCTTACCGATATACCTCAATACTTTATTGCTTTTAGCTGCTTCATTTTTTAAGTTCTCAAAATGCGCCGCATTGTTTTCAAGTTCCTGGTAAAACTCGGCCACACTGCTGGCCGCCAGACAGGCCGGTGGCAGCATACTTTCTATGGCCACATCTTTTTCTTCAAGCGCATAACCTGCATCGCGGGCAAGGATCAGCATTTTACGCATAAAATCTTTACCGTTCAGGTCGTCCCTCGGATCAGGTTCAGTATAACCCATATCCTGTGCCTCTTTTACAACTTCACTGAAAAGCCTGTCTCCCTTAAAGTTGTTAAAGATATAAGAGATGGTACCCGACAAGATGGCTTCAATGCGGTTGATCCTGTCGCCACTCAGCATCAGGTCCTTTAAGGTACGGATGATGGGCAGTCCTGCCCCCACATTGGTTTCATAATAAAACTCTACCCCGTGTTTTCTTGCCGCCTCTTTAAAAGCCACATACTGATCATATTCGGCAGAATTACCTATTTTATTACAGGTAACCACCGAGATGCTCGATTGCAATACATCCAGGTAATGCCGGATCGGGTTATGGCTGGCAGTATTGTCTACAAATACACAATTGGCCAGGTTCATGGACTTCATCTTTTTGATAAACTCAGCCAGGTCTGCCTGTTCACCCTTTTCGTTCAGGGTATCTTCCCAATTGTTCAGATCTATTCCCTCTGCATCCAGGTACATTTTACGGGTATTGCTTACCCCCATTACCTTAACCTGCAGATCGTTATTTTTGGCCAGAAAAGGCATCTGGTGTTGTAATTGCTTAAATAAGGTTTTACCAATGTTTCCGGTACCCAGACAAAACACGTTCAGCGTTTTTTTCAGGTCGGCATAGAAAGCATCATGAACAGCGTTCACCGCTTTGGAAAGATCACTGCGTGACAGGATTACGGAAATGTTATATTCTGACGAACCCTGGGCAATGGCGCGGATGTTTACCCCATTCCTGCCCAGCGCACTGAATAACCTTCCGGAAATACCCGGTGTGCGCTTCATGTTTTCACCCACTATCGC comes from the Pedobacter heparinus DSM 2366 genome and includes:
- the thrA gene encoding bifunctional aspartate kinase/homoserine dehydrogenase I; this encodes MNILKFGGTSVGSAQSISALMDILIKGKHAEHPIVVLSAMGGVTNTLLDMAESARKGEDYAETLKKVEDKHFEVIRALLPASAQNPVLTKLKIYLNELEDILQAVYNLKELSLQTKDLILSYGERCSTMMVSHIARQYFANALFVDGSELIKTDHNFGQAKVNTELTENLIRDFYAGNNDKLLFVTGFISSNDEGRITTLGRGGSDYTAAIWGAALGADEIEIWTDVDGMLTADPRIVKKAFSLPELSYTEAMELSYFGAKVIYPPTMIPAFLKKIPIVIKNTFNVDFPGTYIRHNVHASSLPIKGISSIDEISILNLSGSGMVGKAGFSGRLFSMLSREQVNVVLITQSSSEHSITFAVKPADALKALALINKEFELELQARKLEYPEVENGLSVLAIVGENMKRTPGISGRLFSALGRNGVNIRAIAQGSSEYNISVILSRSDLSKAVNAVHDAFYADLKKTLNVFCLGTGNIGKTLFKQLQHQMPFLAKNNDLQVKVMGVSNTRKMYLDAEGIDLNNWEDTLNEKGEQADLAEFIKKMKSMNLANCVFVDNTASHNPIRHYLDVLQSSISVVTCNKIGNSAEYDQYVAFKEAARKHGVEFYYETNVGAGLPIIRTLKDLMLSGDRINRIEAILSGTISYIFNNFKGDRLFSEVVKEAQDMGYTEPDPRDDLNGKDFMRKMLILARDAGYALEEKDVAIESMLPPACLAASSVAEFYQELENNAAHFENLKNEAAKSNKVLRYIGKLEDGKVAITLQMVDDSHPFYMLSGSDNIISFTTDRYKERPLVVKGPGAGAEVTAAGVFADIINIGKR
- a CDS encoding homoserine kinase translates to MKRSIKVFAPATVANVVCGFDVLGFAVNEPGDEVIMRLTDKPGVSLLKITGDEGRLPLDPDKNTVSAIAKHYLQHIGQPNAGIEIELHKKMPIGSGLGSSSASTVAGLFAINTLFDNQLSNKELIPFAMKGEELACGYGHADNVAPALMGGFVLIRSYSPLDIISLPFPAELYAAIVYPEVDVPTKDARQMIRSKVYLKDAVTQWGNVAGLVSGLFMNDYELIGRSMTDVLVEPTRAILIPDFYVLRAMAMETGAIGFGISGSGPSVFALTRDKETAKKITQNLQQHLKSLSINSLAFVSEVNKKGPVVLD